One genomic window of Acidobacteriota bacterium includes the following:
- the dut gene encoding dUTP diphosphatase yields MSDITVEVRPLPHFEGLVLPAYETAGSAGMDVRAAVPEAGPIVLKPGERAMVPTGLSVAIPAGYEIQVRPRSGLAAKHGLTCLNTPGTIDSDYRGEIKVILINLGAEPFTIQRGERIAQLVLAPVTRLAWREVDALGETERGAGGFGSTGR; encoded by the coding sequence ATGAGCGATATCACCGTTGAAGTCCGCCCGCTTCCGCATTTCGAAGGGCTCGTCTTGCCCGCCTACGAGACCGCAGGGTCCGCCGGCATGGACGTGCGCGCGGCGGTGCCAGAGGCCGGGCCGATTGTGCTGAAGCCCGGCGAGCGCGCCATGGTGCCCACCGGTCTGTCGGTTGCCATTCCGGCAGGTTACGAGATCCAGGTCCGCCCGCGCTCCGGCCTCGCCGCCAAGCATGGTCTCACCTGTCTCAACACGCCGGGCACCATCGACTCCGACTATCGCGGCGAGATCAAGGTCATCCTGATCAATCTCGGCGCCGAGCCCTTCACCATCCAGCGCGGCGAGCGCATCGCGCAACTGGTGCTTGCGCCGGTCACCCGCCTCGCCTGGCGCGAAGTGGACGCGCTTGGCGAAACCGAACGCGGCGCCGGCGGATTCGGCTCAACCGGCAGATAG
- the coaBC gene encoding bifunctional phosphopantothenoylcysteine decarboxylase/phosphopantothenate--cysteine ligase CoaBC has protein sequence MNSPRILLIIGGGIAAYKSLELIRELGRRGIASRCILTKAGTEFVTPLSVAALSGEKVFTELFDLTAETEMGHIELSRSADLVVVCPATADLMAKAVAGLANDLASTTLLATDKPVLMVPAMNVRMWEHAATKRNVARLRADGVRVVEPDVGPMACGEFGPGRLPDVAAIVREIEAALAPPSKRLAGVHALVTAGPTREPLDPVRYISNHSSGKQGYAIATALAAEGADVTLVSGPVALKPPEGVRFVSVETARDMLKACEEALPADVFVSVAAVADWRPVRAAPKKLKLKGQGDAPAIQLAENPDILRTLSHKRKGRPRLVIGFAAETHDVESLAVEKRLRKGCDWIVANDVSGDVMGGAENEIYLITPDGTEHWPRLAKDDVARRLAARVADALSGPDSGLSLAAE, from the coding sequence ATGAACAGCCCGCGCATCCTCCTGATCATTGGCGGCGGCATTGCCGCCTACAAGAGCCTTGAGCTGATCCGCGAGCTTGGCCGCCGGGGCATCGCCTCGCGTTGCATCCTGACCAAGGCGGGCACCGAATTCGTCACGCCGCTTTCTGTTGCGGCCCTCTCCGGCGAGAAAGTGTTCACCGAACTCTTCGACCTGACGGCAGAAACCGAGATGGGCCATATCGAGCTGTCACGCTCGGCGGATCTCGTCGTCGTCTGCCCTGCGACGGCGGACCTGATGGCGAAAGCGGTCGCCGGTCTCGCCAACGATCTTGCCTCCACCACCCTGCTTGCCACCGACAAGCCGGTGCTGATGGTGCCCGCCATGAATGTGCGCATGTGGGAACATGCCGCCACGAAGCGGAACGTTGCCCGCCTGCGCGCCGATGGCGTGCGCGTGGTTGAGCCGGATGTCGGCCCGATGGCCTGCGGTGAGTTCGGCCCGGGCCGCCTGCCGGACGTCGCCGCGATCGTGCGCGAGATCGAAGCAGCGCTCGCCCCGCCTTCGAAGCGCCTCGCCGGGGTCCACGCCCTTGTCACCGCCGGCCCGACGCGCGAACCGCTCGACCCCGTGCGCTATATTTCAAACCATTCCTCGGGCAAGCAGGGCTATGCGATTGCCACTGCCCTCGCCGCGGAAGGCGCGGATGTCACGCTGGTCTCAGGCCCGGTCGCGCTGAAGCCGCCGGAAGGTGTGCGCTTCGTTTCGGTCGAAACCGCGCGCGACATGCTGAAGGCCTGCGAAGAGGCGCTGCCGGCAGATGTGTTCGTGTCCGTCGCTGCGGTCGCCGACTGGCGCCCGGTCAGGGCGGCACCGAAAAAGCTGAAGCTGAAAGGGCAGGGCGACGCCCCCGCCATCCAGCTCGCCGAAAACCCGGACATCCTGCGCACGCTCAGCCACAAGCGGAAGGGCCGCCCGCGCCTCGTCATAGGTTTTGCCGCCGAGACACATGACGTGGAATCCCTCGCCGTCGAAAAGCGCCTGCGCAAGGGCTGCGACTGGATCGTCGCAAATGATGTCTCCGGGGATGTGATGGGCGGCGCCGAGAACGAGATCTACCTGATCACGCCGGACGGCACCGAGCACTGGCCCCGCTTGGCGAAAGACGACGTCGCCCGCCGCCTCGCCGCGCGTGTCGCCGATGCACTCTCGGGCCCGGATTCCGGCCTGAGCCTCGCCGCCGAGTAA
- a CDS encoding nuclear transport factor 2 family protein, translating into MNRIQELVRAAAAAVMVLVAGCSGAQLSAHDKTVTISEVDAFLDHWIETTDKGEFALLKPMYSERAGFRWVENGRVAYASAQDAAAALDMAATGGYTADMDLQHRDITPLSKTAAAVSADYTLAFDFGPGAQFTSQGAFTGVVVKEDDDWKFLIGHLSEPPADLRDAPPAADEAPLDAVPADDAAAADVPVTEAVIDAGPTPQE; encoded by the coding sequence ATGAACAGGATACAGGAATTGGTGCGAGCTGCGGCTGCGGCCGTGATGGTGCTGGTGGCGGGTTGTTCAGGCGCGCAGCTGAGTGCGCACGACAAGACAGTGACGATCAGCGAAGTCGATGCCTTTCTCGATCACTGGATCGAGACGACCGACAAGGGCGAGTTCGCGCTGCTGAAGCCGATGTATTCCGAACGGGCCGGCTTCCGATGGGTCGAAAATGGCCGGGTCGCCTATGCGAGCGCGCAGGACGCAGCCGCCGCGCTCGATATGGCGGCCACCGGCGGCTACACGGCCGACATGGACCTGCAACACCGCGACATTACCCCGCTATCGAAAACTGCGGCGGCGGTTTCCGCCGACTATACGCTGGCCTTCGATTTCGGACCCGGCGCGCAGTTCACGTCGCAGGGTGCATTCACCGGTGTGGTGGTGAAGGAAGACGACGACTGGAAGTTCCTGATCGGCCACCTGAGTGAGCCGCCAGCCGATCTCAGAGACGCCCCGCCGGCAGCGGACGAGGCGCCGCTGGACGCCGTGCCGGCGGATGACGCGGCGGCCGCCGACGTGCCGGTCACCGAAGCGGTGATCGACGCCGGGCCAACGCCTCAGGAATAG
- a CDS encoding ubiquinone biosynthesis protein UbiB, whose amino-acid sequence MFRALSDYRRLLRAGTALARYDVVLPGDYQARLPLPAKVAGGILRLFGGGARGRPGQRLAAALQRLGPAYIKLGQFLATRPDVFGPEVAGDLSRLKDKLPPFSMKQARAALAGEFGEAEAARLFPGLSEPLAAASLAQVHRMALPDGDRAVKILRPGIEQQLALELSAMRRAARTIEGVSAESRRLKPIAFTDTIAAFMTRELDLRLEAGGADEMREIHLKTGYFDIPKIDWERTGRRVLTMQWIEGTPLTVAGVLDRPGLDRTKLANDITQGFLASAIEHGVFHADMHEGNAILTPEGRIALVDFGIIGRIGPTERRFLAEILWGFLKRDYVRIAEVHFEAGYVPPTQSVGDFAQALRSIGEPLFGRPAEEVSMGRVLLQLFDYTHTFGMALRPELVLLQKTMVQVEGVARAIDPAHNIWNASEPVIESWMRRNFGPEGAIRMVTENVRAVTDRLKRLPDVMDRFEKRLEAEPAPPPVRERFAPWWGWFGLLAVLAGFAAWAARGYS is encoded by the coding sequence GTGTTCAGGGCGCTCTCCGACTACCGCCGCTTGTTGCGCGCCGGCACGGCGCTGGCGCGCTACGATGTCGTGTTGCCCGGCGACTACCAGGCCCGCTTGCCACTGCCCGCCAAGGTCGCCGGCGGCATACTCCGCCTTTTCGGGGGCGGCGCGCGCGGACGTCCCGGCCAGCGCCTCGCGGCTGCGCTGCAGCGCCTCGGCCCGGCCTACATCAAGCTGGGCCAGTTTCTTGCAACCCGTCCTGACGTGTTTGGCCCGGAAGTCGCGGGCGACCTGTCGCGCCTCAAGGACAAGCTGCCACCATTCTCGATGAAGCAGGCCCGTGCGGCTCTCGCGGGTGAATTCGGCGAGGCGGAGGCTGCACGTCTTTTTCCCGGCTTGTCTGAGCCATTGGCCGCTGCGTCGCTCGCGCAGGTTCACCGGATGGCGCTTCCGGACGGCGACCGCGCGGTCAAGATCCTTCGCCCCGGCATCGAGCAGCAGCTGGCGCTCGAACTGTCCGCCATGCGCCGCGCAGCGCGCACGATCGAGGGCGTCTCCGCCGAGAGCCGGCGCCTGAAGCCGATTGCCTTTACCGACACCATTGCCGCCTTCATGACGCGCGAGCTGGACCTTCGCCTCGAAGCCGGCGGCGCCGACGAGATGCGCGAAATCCACCTGAAGACAGGCTATTTCGACATCCCGAAGATCGACTGGGAACGCACCGGGCGCCGTGTGCTGACAATGCAGTGGATCGAAGGCACGCCTCTGACGGTGGCGGGCGTGCTCGACCGGCCTGGCCTTGATCGCACAAAGCTCGCCAATGACATCACGCAAGGCTTCCTCGCCAGCGCCATTGAGCACGGCGTTTTCCATGCCGACATGCACGAGGGCAACGCGATCCTGACACCTGAGGGCCGTATAGCCCTCGTTGATTTCGGTATCATCGGCCGCATCGGGCCCACCGAACGCCGCTTCCTCGCGGAAATCCTGTGGGGGTTCCTGAAGCGCGACTATGTCCGCATAGCTGAGGTCCATTTCGAGGCGGGCTATGTGCCGCCCACCCAGTCGGTAGGCGATTTCGCCCAGGCGCTGCGCTCCATCGGCGAGCCGTTGTTTGGGCGGCCCGCAGAAGAGGTGTCGATGGGCCGCGTCCTGCTTCAGCTGTTCGACTACACGCACACGTTCGGCATGGCGCTACGGCCCGAACTCGTGCTGCTCCAGAAGACGATGGTGCAGGTCGAAGGCGTCGCGCGCGCCATCGATCCCGCCCACAATATCTGGAACGCTTCCGAACCCGTCATTGAAAGCTGGATGCGCCGGAACTTCGGACCCGAAGGCGCTATCCGTATGGTCACCGAGAACGTCCGTGCCGTGACGGACCGGCTGAAACGCCTGCCGGACGTGATGGACCGTTTCGAGAAGCGGCTCGAGGCAGAACCTGCCCCGCCGCCGGTGCGCGAACGGTTTGCGCCCTGGTGGGGCTGGTTCGGCCTGCTTGCGGTGCTGGCCGGTTTCGCAGCCTGGGCCGCGCGCGGCTATTCCTGA
- a CDS encoding class I SAM-dependent methyltransferase translates to MTGTDNSERKVSFGFEEVTESEKVARVKGVFRSVASRYDLMNDLMSAGVHRLWKHDAMNRLNPQPGERHLDVAGGTGELARAFLALADKSAARRGDTRQATAIVCDINDAMLEAGKARADNAQWAGRLDWVCADGQKLPYPDRSFDAVTVSFGIRNFADRVAGLREFRRVLKTGGRLGVLEFSHMTAPLLQEAYDRYSYAVIPPLGSLVAGDRASYQYLVESIRQFPEQSVFKAEIESAGFSQVSVTNYSGGIAALHFGWAV, encoded by the coding sequence ATGACCGGAACGGACAATTCAGAGCGCAAGGTCTCCTTCGGGTTCGAGGAGGTGACGGAATCCGAGAAGGTCGCCCGGGTCAAAGGCGTGTTCCGCTCGGTCGCCTCGCGCTACGATCTGATGAACGACCTGATGAGCGCCGGTGTCCACAGGTTGTGGAAACACGACGCCATGAACAGGCTGAACCCCCAGCCGGGCGAGCGCCACCTGGATGTTGCCGGCGGAACTGGCGAACTCGCCCGCGCCTTCCTCGCCCTGGCTGACAAGTCGGCCGCGCGGCGCGGCGACACGCGCCAGGCCACGGCGATCGTCTGCGATATCAATGATGCGATGCTAGAAGCCGGTAAGGCGCGCGCCGACAATGCGCAGTGGGCCGGGCGGCTCGACTGGGTGTGCGCTGACGGCCAGAAGCTGCCCTATCCCGACCGCAGCTTCGACGCGGTGACCGTATCCTTCGGTATCCGCAATTTTGCTGACCGCGTCGCGGGCCTGCGAGAGTTTCGACGTGTGCTGAAAACCGGCGGCCGCCTCGGCGTGCTCGAGTTCAGCCATATGACGGCGCCGCTCCTGCAGGAAGCTTACGACCGCTACAGCTACGCTGTGATTCCGCCGCTCGGCAGCCTCGTCGCGGGCGACCGGGCAAGTTACCAGTACCTGGTCGAGTCGATCCGTCAGTTCCCGGAACAATCCGTCTTCAAGGCTGAAATCGAATCGGCCGGATTCTCTCAGGTATCCGTCACCAACTATTCCGGCGGCATCGCGGCCCTGCATTTTGGCTGGGCGGTCTAG
- the mutM gene encoding bifunctional DNA-formamidopyrimidine glycosylase/DNA-(apurinic or apyrimidinic site) lyase: MPELPEVETVRRGLAPVMEGRRILRLEQRRADLRFPLPARFAERVANARIDRLARQAKFLAAHLSTGEVLVMHLGMTGRFTVGGGATASFHHDPGGAPAHDHVVFHMEGGETVTYNDPRRFGFMELWPAATFEAYPRLKTMGPEPLSNGFSAAYLDTALAGKAAPIKAALLDQSIIAGLGNIYVCEALFRSGISPKRLSRTVPGLRAARLAPAINAVIAEAIAAGGSSISDFAATDGGLGYFQHRFDVYDREGEPCKSCGAPVKRIVQSGRSTFYCPTCQR, translated from the coding sequence ATGCCTGAATTACCTGAAGTCGAGACAGTTCGCCGCGGACTTGCCCCTGTGATGGAGGGCCGGCGCATCCTGCGGCTTGAGCAGCGCCGGGCCGATCTGCGCTTTCCCCTGCCCGCGCGGTTTGCCGAACGGGTGGCGAATGCGCGGATCGACCGGCTCGCCCGGCAGGCGAAATTCCTCGCGGCACACCTCTCGACCGGAGAGGTGCTGGTGATGCATCTCGGCATGACCGGGCGGTTCACAGTTGGCGGGGGGGCGACCGCAAGTTTTCATCACGATCCGGGCGGCGCACCGGCACACGACCACGTCGTGTTCCACATGGAAGGCGGCGAGACCGTCACCTATAACGACCCGCGCCGGTTCGGCTTCATGGAACTCTGGCCCGCCGCGACTTTTGAGGCATACCCAAGGTTAAAGACGATGGGGCCGGAGCCGTTGTCGAACGGGTTTTCGGCCGCCTACCTCGACACCGCTCTTGCGGGCAAGGCGGCGCCAATCAAGGCCGCGCTGCTCGACCAGTCGATCATCGCAGGCCTCGGCAACATCTATGTCTGCGAGGCGCTGTTCCGGTCCGGGATTTCGCCGAAGCGGTTGTCGCGCACGGTGCCGGGCCTGCGCGCCGCACGCCTCGCGCCGGCGATCAACGCGGTAATTGCCGAGGCCATCGCGGCCGGCGGATCGTCAATATCGGACTTCGCGGCGACCGACGGTGGGCTCGGCTATTTCCAGCATCGCTTTGACGTCTATGATCGGGAGGGCGAGCCTTGTAAAAGCTGCGGTGCGCCCGTGAAGCGCATCGTGCAGTCCGGCCGGTCGACTTTCTATTGCCCTACCTGCCAGCGCTGA
- a CDS encoding FAD-dependent monooxygenase — translation MSRTLHIAIAGAGIGGLAAAALLARAGHRVSIFDQFEQAGPVGSGLMLQETGLVILGALGLRETAEALGSPILRLWGISADTGRAVLDVRYAALRQGLAGVGIQRAALFGLLSEAARASGAALVASTRVSAANPETGMLVTAQGAHGPFDLLLDCMGVRSPLSSAPVRELPFGALWATLPWPEAGPFDNTALEQRYQAASKMAGVMPSGRVQDGAPQSLTYFWSIRGDAYPDFRAAPLTHWKDAARALWPDTALLIDPLTEHDQLTFARYRHRTHWPAASGRLIHIGDSWHAASPQLGQGANMALLDAYALSRAVGAGGEAADIAASYVRQRAAHVRLFQLMTWAFTPVYQSDSRLLPWLRDWLAAPVSKIWPTPALLAALVSGALGSPLRRLGLSAGR, via the coding sequence ATGAGCCGAACCCTCCACATCGCAATTGCCGGCGCCGGGATCGGCGGCCTGGCTGCAGCCGCCCTGCTTGCCCGCGCAGGCCACCGCGTCTCCATATTCGACCAGTTCGAACAGGCCGGTCCGGTCGGCTCCGGCTTGATGCTGCAGGAGACCGGGCTCGTCATTCTTGGCGCGCTAGGCCTGCGGGAAACGGCCGAAGCGCTTGGCAGTCCGATCCTCCGGCTCTGGGGGATTTCCGCCGACACCGGCCGCGCCGTCCTGGACGTCCGTTACGCAGCCTTGCGCCAAGGGCTCGCCGGCGTGGGCATCCAGCGCGCGGCCCTGTTCGGCCTGCTCAGCGAGGCGGCCCGGGCCTCCGGCGCGGCGCTTGTCGCGTCCACGCGCGTTTCGGCCGCCAATCCGGAAACCGGCATGCTGGTCACCGCGCAAGGCGCGCACGGGCCGTTCGACCTGCTGCTCGACTGCATGGGCGTGCGCTCTCCGCTTTCGTCGGCGCCCGTCCGCGAATTGCCCTTTGGTGCGCTCTGGGCAACCTTGCCCTGGCCCGAGGCCGGCCCGTTTGACAACACCGCCCTTGAGCAACGCTACCAGGCGGCCAGCAAGATGGCCGGCGTCATGCCATCGGGCCGGGTGCAGGACGGCGCGCCGCAAAGCCTCACCTATTTCTGGTCGATCCGCGGCGATGCTTACCCGGATTTCCGGGCAGCGCCGCTCACGCACTGGAAGGACGCGGCCCGTGCGCTCTGGCCAGACACCGCGTTGCTCATCGATCCGTTGACGGAGCATGACCAGCTCACATTCGCGCGCTATCGCCATCGTACGCACTGGCCGGCAGCCTCCGGGCGCCTGATCCACATCGGCGATAGCTGGCACGCCGCCAGCCCGCAGCTCGGGCAGGGCGCCAACATGGCGCTGCTGGATGCCTATGCCCTCTCGCGCGCAGTAGGCGCGGGCGGCGAAGCGGCGGACATCGCGGCGTCCTATGTCCGGCAGCGCGCGGCGCATGTGCGCCTGTTCCAGCTGATGACCTGGGCCTTCACGCCCGTCTACCAGTCCGACTCGCGACTGCTGCCCTGGCTGCGCGACTGGCTGGCGGCGCCGGTATCGAAGATCTGGCCCACGCCAGCATTGCTGGCCGCCCTCGTCAGCGGCGCCCTCGGCTCTCCGCTGCGCCGGCTCGGCCTCAGCGCTGGCAGGTAG
- a CDS encoding SDR family NAD(P)-dependent oxidoreductase, producing MASGAALIVGAGDATGGAIARAFAREGLTACVTRRARNLDSLAQLVSDIEAEGGKARAFGVDAREEEATAALVDQIEAEIGPLEVCVFNIGANVRFGITDTTSRVYHKVWEMAAYSGFLAGREAARVMRPRGRGTILFTGATAGVRGREGFSAFAGAKHALRALAQSMARELGPQGIHVAHIVVDGAIDSQFIRENLADADERRARDGLLIPDEIAKNYVWLHRQHRSAWTHELDLRPWNESW from the coding sequence ATGGCAAGCGGAGCAGCGTTGATCGTGGGCGCGGGGGATGCGACGGGCGGCGCGATCGCACGGGCCTTCGCGCGCGAGGGCCTCACGGCCTGTGTGACGCGGCGGGCGCGCAATCTCGATTCGCTTGCCCAGCTCGTCTCGGACATCGAGGCAGAAGGCGGCAAGGCACGCGCCTTCGGCGTGGATGCGCGCGAAGAAGAGGCGACCGCTGCGCTGGTCGACCAGATCGAAGCCGAGATCGGCCCGCTGGAAGTCTGCGTGTTCAATATCGGCGCCAATGTGCGCTTCGGAATCACGGATACGACCAGCCGCGTCTATCACAAGGTCTGGGAGATGGCGGCCTATTCAGGTTTCCTGGCCGGGCGCGAGGCGGCGCGTGTGATGCGTCCGCGCGGACGAGGAACGATCCTGTTCACCGGCGCGACAGCGGGTGTGCGGGGCCGCGAAGGTTTTTCGGCCTTTGCCGGCGCCAAGCATGCCCTGCGGGCGCTCGCCCAGTCGATGGCACGCGAGCTGGGCCCACAGGGAATCCATGTCGCGCATATCGTCGTCGACGGCGCGATCGACAGCCAGTTCATCCGCGAGAACCTCGCCGACGCCGATGAGCGGCGCGCGCGTGACGGCCTGCTGATCCCGGACGAAATTGCGAAGAACTATGTCTGGCTGCACCGCCAGCATCGCTCAGCCTGGACTCACGAACTCGACCTCAGGCCTTGGAACGAGAGCTGGTAG
- a CDS encoding glycosyltransferase family 2 protein: MPSSLQSLALDRDLLAVPPPFRPHAVAPALTVVITNYNYARYLGVAIDSVLSQDRTVELVVVDDCSTDNSRDIITAYAGRLKAIFLPVNGGQGAAFNAGFAEATGDLVMFLDADDFLLPGAVASILSNRKPGVSLYLYPMRYSDKSGTLGGVHPARGFSGGDISALLRERGRYDGTITSGMVMDRERMKSFMPMDAASFRYGSDGHIAVAAPLYGVVSPERDLISAYRLHEAQHTSAASGIVAARARWRITHDHARYAVLREHAGRTGLSVAAELGGRDSLHLKERLVSLVYDPAQHPVPSDSVKALLGQLRRVSLAQISGPYRFLRAAWWVLLACLPAGLRRKVLAWEVEPASRPQWFTRAVRALRRKP, from the coding sequence ATGCCCAGCTCCCTACAGTCTCTCGCGCTTGACCGTGACCTCTTGGCTGTGCCGCCGCCTTTCCGGCCGCACGCCGTTGCGCCGGCCCTGACGGTCGTCATCACCAACTACAATTATGCGCGCTATCTCGGCGTGGCTATTGACAGTGTCCTATCCCAGGACCGGACGGTCGAGCTTGTGGTCGTTGACGACTGTTCGACCGATAATTCACGTGACATCATCACCGCCTATGCCGGCCGCCTGAAGGCGATTTTCCTGCCGGTGAACGGCGGCCAGGGCGCAGCCTTCAATGCTGGTTTCGCCGAAGCGACCGGCGACCTTGTGATGTTCCTCGATGCGGACGACTTCCTGCTTCCGGGCGCGGTCGCCAGCATCCTGTCGAACCGCAAACCGGGCGTTTCGCTTTACCTCTACCCGATGCGGTATTCGGACAAGTCCGGCACCCTCGGCGGCGTGCACCCGGCCCGCGGCTTCTCCGGCGGCGACATTTCTGCCCTCCTGCGCGAGCGCGGCCGGTATGACGGCACGATCACGTCTGGCATGGTGATGGACCGTGAGCGGATGAAGTCCTTCATGCCGATGGATGCGGCCTCCTTCCGATATGGCAGCGACGGGCACATCGCCGTCGCCGCGCCGCTCTACGGCGTCGTCAGTCCAGAGCGCGACCTCATCTCTGCCTACCGCCTGCACGAGGCGCAACACACCAGCGCCGCTTCGGGTATCGTTGCCGCCCGCGCCCGCTGGCGCATCACGCACGACCATGCCCGCTATGCCGTGCTGCGCGAACATGCTGGCCGTACGGGCCTGTCGGTCGCCGCCGAACTCGGCGGTCGCGACAGTCTCCACCTGAAGGAGCGTCTCGTCTCACTTGTCTACGACCCGGCGCAGCATCCTGTGCCGTCTGACTCTGTGAAAGCCTTGCTCGGCCAGTTGCGGCGCGTGTCGCTGGCGCAGATCAGCGGGCCCTACCGCTTCCTTCGGGCCGCCTGGTGGGTCCTGCTCGCCTGCCTTCCCGCAGGCCTGCGCCGCAAAGTGCTGGCCTGGGAGGTCGAGCCCGCGTCGCGCCCGCAATGGTTCACCCGCGCCGTGCGCGCGCTGCGCCGCAAGCCCTGA
- a CDS encoding acyl-CoA dehydrogenase family protein — MPDTHAPADALDALLPELAARAGEMEEARRLPADLARKLAATGVFRMVTPRRFGGLELSPREIVETTERIAAANASAGWCAMIGATTALNAAYMEPHFAEEIYADPAIITGGVFAPMGRAVVDGDDYRVSGRWQWGSGSANCTWLCGSCTIWENGEMKRLASGAPDTRMMVFPASDAVLHDTWHVMGLKGTGSGDFEVKDIRVPRGRSVSLVTDTPREPGALYKFPAFGLLSLGVCAVALGNARGALDAFHALATVKKSQGSSKTLSERQTMQADYARCEAAWRAARAYLYAEIDRVWQVAQQTDEIPVPLRADLRLACTHMTRTGADICRTLYDLGGGAALFESNDLQRRFRDAHAITQHIVTAPSTLELAGRILFGLPTDGGMV, encoded by the coding sequence ATGCCTGATACCCACGCTCCGGCCGACGCCCTCGACGCGCTTTTGCCCGAACTCGCGGCGCGGGCCGGCGAGATGGAAGAGGCGCGCCGCCTGCCCGCTGATCTAGCCCGCAAGCTCGCGGCCACCGGCGTTTTCCGGATGGTGACGCCGCGCCGGTTTGGCGGACTCGAACTCAGCCCGCGCGAAATCGTCGAGACCACCGAGCGGATCGCTGCCGCCAATGCCAGCGCGGGCTGGTGCGCGATGATCGGCGCGACCACGGCGCTCAACGCAGCTTATATGGAGCCGCACTTCGCCGAGGAAATCTATGCCGACCCCGCCATCATCACGGGCGGTGTCTTCGCGCCTATGGGCCGCGCTGTCGTGGACGGAGACGACTACCGCGTCTCCGGCCGCTGGCAGTGGGGATCCGGCTCGGCAAACTGCACCTGGCTCTGCGGCAGCTGCACGATCTGGGAAAATGGCGAGATGAAACGCCTCGCCTCCGGTGCGCCGGACACGCGCATGATGGTGTTTCCCGCCAGCGATGCAGTCCTTCACGACACCTGGCACGTCATGGGTCTGAAGGGCACGGGCTCGGGCGACTTCGAAGTGAAGGACATTCGCGTGCCGCGCGGGCGGTCCGTCTCGCTGGTGACCGACACGCCGCGTGAGCCCGGCGCGCTCTACAAGTTTCCCGCCTTCGGCCTGCTGTCGCTCGGCGTCTGCGCCGTCGCGCTCGGCAATGCGCGTGGCGCGCTTGACGCCTTCCACGCGCTGGCCACTGTCAAGAAAAGCCAAGGCTCGTCCAAGACGCTCTCAGAGCGCCAGACCATGCAGGCGGATTATGCCCGCTGCGAAGCCGCCTGGCGCGCGGCGCGGGCCTACCTCTATGCCGAGATCGACAGGGTCTGGCAGGTCGCTCAGCAGACGGATGAAATTCCGGTACCGCTGCGCGCCGACCTGCGCCTTGCCTGCACGCACATGACACGCACCGGCGCCGATATCTGCCGCACGCTGTACGATCTTGGCGGCGGCGCGGCCCTGTTCGAATCGAACGACCTGCAGCGCCGCTTCCGGGACGCCCACGCCATCACCCAGCACATCGTCACGGCGCCGTCGACACTGGAGCTGGCTGGCCGCATCCTTTTCGGCCTGCCGACCGATGGTGGAATGGTTTAA
- a CDS encoding MmcQ/YjbR family DNA-binding protein: MIKPDRLRAEALKLPRALERPHFDWASFRVDAPKGRIFCTLPPHHEFSNVFLTPDEQRLLCEAEPAIFFPVPNKWGEKGATSIRLKACDLTTLRSALVMSWRHAAPPKIHPELAL, translated from the coding sequence ATGATCAAACCGGACCGGCTTCGCGCAGAAGCACTGAAACTTCCTCGCGCACTGGAGCGGCCGCATTTCGACTGGGCGAGCTTCCGGGTTGATGCACCGAAGGGACGTATCTTCTGCACCTTGCCGCCGCACCACGAATTCTCGAACGTGTTCCTTACGCCTGACGAACAGCGCCTGCTGTGCGAGGCGGAGCCAGCAATCTTTTTCCCGGTGCCGAACAAATGGGGAGAGAAGGGCGCCACCTCGATCCGCCTGAAGGCGTGCGACCTCACCACCTTGCGCTCGGCGCTTGTCATGTCCTGGCGCCATGCGGCGCCGCCGAAGATCCACCCAGAACTGGCGCTTTGA